In Falco biarmicus isolate bFalBia1 chromosome 6, bFalBia1.pri, whole genome shotgun sequence, the following are encoded in one genomic region:
- the CLIC5 gene encoding chloride intracellular channel protein 5 isoform X2, whose translation MTDSVAANGEGRDPEIELFVKAGIDGESIGNCPFSQRLFMILWLKGVVFNVTTVDLKRKPADLHNLAPGAHPPFLTFNGEVKTDVNKIEEFLEETLAPPKYPKLAAKHRESNTAGIDIFSKFSAYIKNTKQQDNAALERGLVKALKKLDDYLRTPLPEEIDADSTEEEKLSKRKFLDGDDLTLADCNLLPKLHVVKIVAKKYRNFEFPTEMTGLWRYLKNAYARDEFINTCAADKEIEQAYADVAKRLSKS comes from the exons GCTGGTATAGATGGAGAAAGCATTGGAAACTGCCCATTCTCCCAGCGTCTCTTCATGATCCTGTGGCTTAAAGGAGTTGTGTTCAACGTCACCACTGTTGAcctgaaaag aaAGCCAGCTGACCTACACAATCTGGCTCCTGGGGCCCACCCACCTTTCTTGACTTTTAATGGAGAAGTCAAGACAGATGTTAACAAGATTGAGGAATTCTTGGAAGAGACTCTTGCACCTCCAAA GTACCCCAAACTGGCAGCTAAGCACCGGGAATCAAACACTGCTGGAATTGATATCTTTTCCAAATTTTCTGCATACATCAAAAATACCAAGCAGCAGGATAATGCTG CCCTTGAAAGAGGTTTGGTGAAGGCTCTGAAGAAGCTGGATGACTATCTGAGAACCCCTCTGCCAGAGGAGATTGATGCAGACAGCACCGAAGAGGAGAAATTGTCTAAACGCAAGTTTCTGGATGGAGATGACCTGACTCTTGCTGACTGTAACCTTCTGCCGAAACTCCATGTTGTCAAG ATTGTTGCAAAGAAATACCGCAACTTTGAGTTCCCGACAGAGATGACGGGGCTGTGGCGGTACCTGAAGAATGCATACGCCAGGGATGAATTCATCAACACCTGTGCAGCGGACAAAGAAATTGAGCAAGCCTATGCAGATGTGGCCAAGCGGCTCAGCAAGTCCTAA